A genomic window from Colletotrichum destructivum chromosome 7, complete sequence includes:
- a CDS encoding Putative phospholipase/carboxylesterase/thioesterase, alpha/Beta hydrolase: protein MPPRIPTPDDFAPIQPVLPLTLVFPNPPESTTAIMLLFHGLGDSEAPFASFSRAMSLPGVLSIAVRGPSPLPPSMLPDEALSPPSASASASTPAGAGHFHWGDDITFDPSADSLSPDPGFSRSSALVVDRLIRDTLVSRCGWDLADIILFGFGQGGSLALGIASQLRLGPRIVDVTNAADAPAPSRPKRGGNPHSDENTLKGVVSIGGPLPQSMVPSVSARSKCKTKACLVQLDDDAFDVVKEEFLDVRLVKWKRKDVAMPRDRDEMFPLMKFFAECLKSGW from the coding sequence ATGCCCCCCCGAATCCCCACCCCGGACGACTTCGCGCCCATCCAGCCCGTCCTGCCCCTGACCCTCGTCTTCCCAAACCCGCCCGAgtccaccaccgccatcatgcTCCTCTTCCACGGCCTGGGCGACTCCGAGGCACCAttcgcctccttctccagggCAATGTCCCTCCCCGGCGTTCTCTCCATTGCCGTTCGTGGGCCCTCCCCGCTGCCCCCGTCCATGCTCCCCGACGAAGCCCTATCCCCaccatcagcatcagcatcagcatcaacGCCCGCCGGAGCAGGCCACTTCCACTGGGGCGACGACATCACCTTCGACCCTTCCGCGGACTCCCTCTCGCCCGACCCAGGCTTCTCCAGGTCTTCCGCCCTCGTCGTAGACCGCCTCATCCGCGACACACTCGTCTCCCGCTGCGGCTgggacctcgccgacatcatcctcttcggcttcggccagGGCGGCTCTCTGGCCCTGGGCATCGCCTCCCAACTCCGCCTCGGGccccgcatcgtcgacgtgaccaacgccgccgacgcgccCGCGCCCAGCAGGCCAAAGAGAGGCGGCAATCCCCATTCCGACGAAAACACTCTCAAGGGCGTCGTCTCCATCGGCGGGCCGCTGCCGCAGTCCATGGTCCCCTCCGTCAGCGCCCGCTCCAAGTGCAAGACCAAAGCCtgtctcgtccagctcgacgacgacgccttcgacgtcgtcaaggaggagtTCCTTGACGTCAGGCTCGTCAagtggaagaggaaagaCGTGGCCATGCCCCGCGATCGCGACGAGATGTTCCCTCTGATGAAGTTCTTTGCTGAATGCCTCAAGAGCGGATGGTGA
- a CDS encoding Putative WD40/YVTN repeat-like-containing domain superfamily — translation MISDGDAVASNGTSRTYPNGARAEAPVTSSATNGARKAAVAAAPNGSSYAEKEAQPPVPSTYFGHDREEVTRILIQALSDMGYHGAAESVSRDSGFELESPTVAAFRSAVVGGEWGEAEELLVGAVMSGDRSQQGNGLVLAPGSDRNVMRFWLRQQKFLELLEKRDTSRALMVLRTELTPLYQDTQKLHFLSSLLMCQSTEDLKAKAEWDGAHGQSRKVLLSELSKCISPSVMLPENRLAVLLQQVKQSQIDSCLFHTTASSPSLYSDHYCERSHFPTEIALELTDLAGEVWQVVFSHDGQRLAACGDGEAVVIWDLPSFTVSQVLRPHALGVGGLSWSPDDSMIVTCSQDKYARLWDTSTGEMILKLERFDEPASGCVWAADSKTFITGSLDKDHGLRTWSTSGEMLCEWGKKHRVQDICGSPDGHWLVAVDDAQKIHVYNAFTRELEYEMEVKSRPTCVSISEDSRHLLLNKKDGELQLIDLVNRTSVQKFLGHTGGDFIIRSAFGGANESFVVSGSEDGNILIWHKNSGAAVERLEGHQPRTNAVAWNPADPCILASCGDDGKVKIWSNKSRSAALRSLHNGAPRGSNGWNAEERAADE, via the exons ATGATTTCAGACGGCGATGCAGTTGCTTCGAAtgggacgtcgaggacgtaCCCCAACGGCGCGAGGGCCGAGGCGCCCGtcacctcctcggcgaccaaCGGTGCtcgcaaggccgccgtcgccgccgccccgaaCGGCTCTTCCTATGCCGAGAAGGAAGCCCAGCCACCCGTCCCGTCGACCTACTTCGGCCACGATCGAGAGGAGGTCACGCGGATACTCATACAAGCGCTGTCCGATATGGGATACCATGGAGCCGCTGAGAGCGTCAGCAGGGACAGCGGCTTCGAGCTGGAGAGCCCCACCGTCGCCGCTTTCCGCAGCGCCGTGGTCGGCGGCGAATGGGGTGAGGCTGAGGAGCTCCTCGTTGGAGCCGTCATGTCTGGCGACCGAAGTCAGCAAGGAAACGGCCTGGTGTTGGCACCCGGATCCGACCGAAACGTCATGCGTTTTTGGCTACGCCAACAAAAGTTCCTCGAGCTGTTGGAGAAGCGTGACACCAGCCGGGCCCTGATGGTGCTGCGGACCGAACTGACGCCGCTCTACCAGGATACCCAGAAGCTTCACTTCCTCTCCAGCCTTCTCATGTGCCAGTCTACCGAGGATttgaaggccaaggccgaaTGGGACGGAGCCCACGGTCAGTCAAGAAAGGTTCTCCTATCGGAGCTGTCAA AATGCATATCACCCTCAGTCATGCTGCCGGAGAATAGGCTTGCCGTGCTCCTACAACAGGTGAAGCAAAGTCAGATAGACAGCTGCCTCTTCCACACGAcggcgtcatcgccgtcgttgtACTCGGATCACTACTGCGAACGGAGTCATTTTCCCACAGAAATTGCGCTGGAGCTCACAGACTTGGCTGGCGAGGTCTGGCAGGTGGTGTTTTCGCATGACGGACAGCGTCTCGCTGCCTGCGGAGATGGCGAGGCCGTTGTCATTTGGGATCTGCCCTCATTCACCGTATCTCAAGTCCTGCGGCCGCATGCCTTGGGTGTCGGTGGTTTGTCATGGAGCCCTGATGACTCGATGATTGTAACATGCTCGCAGGATAAATACGCGCGGCTTTGGGATACATCG ACTGGAGAGATGATCTTAAAGCTTGAGAGATTTGACGAGCCGGCCAGCGGCTGTGTCTGGGCGGCGGATAGCAAGACATTCATCACTGGATCTCTGGATAAGGACCACGGCCTGCGCACCTGGAGCACATCCGGAGAGATGCTGTGCGAATGGGGCAAGAAACATAGGGTGCAAGACATCTGTGGTTCGCCGGACGGCCATTGGCTCGTGGCAGTCGATGATGCGCAGAAGATACACGTGTACAACGCCTTCACACGCGAACTGGAGTACGAAATGGAGGTCAAGTCTCGGCCGACGTGCGTGAGCATCAGCGAGGACTCGCGCCATTTGCTGCTCAACAAGAAGGACGGAGAGCTGCAACTGATTGATCTGGTAAACCGGACTTCGGTACAAAAGTTCCTTGGTCACACAGGAGGCGACTTCATAATCCGCAGCGCCTTTGGAGGTGCTAACGAAAGCTTCGTCGTGAGCGGCAGTGAAG ACGGGAACATTCTCATCTGGCACAAGAACAGTGGTGCCGCGGTAGAGAGGCTCGAAGGTCACCAGCCCCGgaccaacgccgtcgcctggAACCCCGCAGACCCATGCATATTGGCATCGTGTGGtgacgacggcaaggtcaagaT TTGGTCGAACAAGAGCAGAAGTGCGGCGCTGAGATCATTACATAACGGTGCCCCCCGAGGGTCCAACGGCTGGAATGCAGAGGAGCGCGCTGCAGACGAATAG
- a CDS encoding Putative dynamin stalk domain, dynamin, GTPase region, GTPase effector domain-containing protein, which yields MSAPQTLSSQGGISDPALITLVNKLQDVFTTVGVTNPIDLPQIVVVGSQSSGKSSVLENIVGRDFLPRGSGICTRRPLVLQLINRPATSQNGIEEVENSTDKAANADEWGEFLHIPGQKFYDFNKIRDEISRETEAKVGRNAGISPAPINLRVYSPNVLTLTLVDLPGLTRVPVGDQPRDIERQIRDMILKYISKSNAIILAVTAANIDLANSDGLKLAREVDPEGQRTIGVLTKVDLMDEGTDVVDILAGRIIPLRLGYVPVVNRGQRDIDNKKPIQAALENEKNFFDNHKAYRNKSSYCGTPYLARKLNLILMMHIKQTLPDIKARISSSLQKYSAELESLGPSMLGNSANIVLNIITEFTNEWRTVLDGNNTELSSTELSGGARISFVFHELYSNGVKAVDPFDVVKDVDIRTILYNSSGSSPALFVGTTAFELIVKQQIKRLEDPSLKCVSLVYDELVRILSQLLGKTLYRRYPSLKEKVHTVVINFFKKAMEPTNKLVKDLVAMEACYINTGHPDFLNGHRAMAMVNERYNPSKPVQVDPKTGKPLPGGTPRASSPVVPEDSANGGFFGSFFAAKNKKKAAAMEAPPPTLKASGTLSERENIEVEVIKLLISSYYNIVKRTMIDMVPKAIMLTLVQFTKDEMQKELLENMYRTDTLDDLLKESDFTIRRRKECQQMVESLGKASEIVSQVQ from the exons ATGAGCGCGCCCCAGACCCTTTCCAGCCAAGGTGGCATCTCGGATCCCGCCTTGATCAC CCTCGTGAACAAGCTCCAGGACGTCTTTACAACAGTCGGCGTCACCAACCCCATCGACCTCCCTCAAATAGTCGTCGTTGGCAGTCAGTCCAGCGGTAAGAGTTCCGTTTTGGAAAACATTGTAGGAAGAGACTT CTTGCCCCGAGGCTCTGGTATCTGCACTCGTCGACCCCTCGTGCTCCAGCTCATCAACCGTCCCGCGACTTCACAAAACGGCATCGAGGAGGTGGAAAACAGCACCGACAAGGCGGCCAACGCTGACGAATGGGGCGAGTTCCTCCACATCCCCGGCCAGAAGTTTTACGACTTCAACAAGATTCGCGATGAAATCAGCAGAGAaaccgaggccaaggtcggcCGCAACGCCGGCATCTCCCCCGCTCCCATCAACCTGAGAGTCTACTCCCCGAATGTTCTTACACTGACCCTGGTCGATTTGCCCGGCCTGACCAGAGTTCCCGTCGGAGACCAGCCTCGAGACATCGAGCGCCAGATCCGCGACATGATCCTTAAGTACATCTCCAAGTCCaacgccatcatcctcgccgtcacTGCCGCCAACATCGATCTTGCCAACTCCGACGGCCTCAAGCTTGCGCGCGAGGTCGACCCCGAGGGTCAGCGGACGATCGGCGTTCTTACAAAGGTCGATCTTATGGACGAAGGCACTGATGTTGTTGACATTCTGGCTGGTCGCATTATTCCGTTGCGGCTGGGATACGTCCCTGTCGTCAACCGCGGTCAGCGAGACATTGATAACAAGAAGCCGATCCAGGCCGCTTTGGAAAACGAGAAGAATTTCTTCGACAACCACAAGGCATACAGAAACAAGAGTTCATACTGTGGAACACCCTACCTGGCGAGGAAGCTCAACCTCATCCTGATGATGCACATCAAGCAAACGTTGCCCGATATCAAGGCCCGCATCTCAAGCTCGCTGCAAAAGTACTCGGCCGAGTTGGAGAGCTTGGGACCCAGCATGCTGGGTAACAGTGCAAACATTGTGctcaacatcatcaccgaATTCACAAACGAGTGGCGGACGGTGTTGGATGGCAATAACACGGAGCTCTCGAGCACGGAGTTGTCGGGCGGTGCCAGAATCAGCTTCGTCTTCCACGAGCTGTACTCAAACGGCGTGAAGGCCGTTGACCCTTTCGACGTGGTCAAGGACGTTGATATCCGCACCATACTGTACAACTCGTCCGGCTCCTCCCCGGCTCTCTTCGTCGGCACCACCGCCTTTGAGTTGATCGTGAAGCAGCAGATCAAGCGTCTGGAAGACCCCAGTCTGAAGTGCGTGTCTCTCGTCTATGACGAGCTGGTGCGCATCCTGtcgcagctcctcggcaagACTTTGTACCGCAGGTATCCTTCGCTCAAGGAGAAGGTCCacaccgtcgtcatcaactTCTTCAAGAAGGCCATGGAACCCACCAACAAGCTGGTCAAGGACCTGGTCGCCATGGAGGCATGCTACATCAACACCGGCCACCCCGACTTCCTGAACGGTCACAGAGCCATGGCCATGGTCAACGAGCGCTACAACCCCTCCAAGCCCGTCCAGGTCGACCCCAAGACGGGCAAGCCTCTGCCGGGCGGCACTCCTAGAGCATCCAGCCCGGTCGTGCCAGAGGACTCTGCGAACGGGGGCTTCTTTGGCAGCTTCTTTGCTGcgaagaacaagaagaaggcggccgccATGGAAGCTCCCCCGCCAACACTCAAGGCCTCTGGAACGCTCTCGGAGCGGGAGAACATTGAGGTTGAAGTCATCA AGCTGCTCATCTCCTCGTACTACAACATTGTGAAGCGTACCATGATCGACATGGTGCCTAAGGCCATCATGCTTACCCTCGTTCA GTTCACCAAAGATGAGATGCAGAAGGAGCTTCTGGAGAACATGTACCGCACCGACACCCTAGATGACCTGCTCAAGGAGAGCGACTTCACCATCCGCAGAAGGAAGGAGTGCCAGCAAATGGTGGAGTCCCTTGGCAAGGCCAGCGAGATCGTCAGCCAAGTCCAGTAA
- a CDS encoding Putative short-chain dehydrogenase/reductase SDR, NAD(P)-binding domain superfamily, whose translation MKGVDFIRSQFKKLPYPSEDCAGRVVIVTGSNVGLGLEAARHFVRLNAAKVVLAVRSTDKGEAARTDIELTTGRRDVVEVWPLDQSSFDSVKEFAARADRLPRLDYVVLNAGVATNKRIDAEGWESQVTVNVLSTFLLSLKVLPVLRRTGKTHNVTPKIVIVSSDASQMAKFRERNAEDIYKALNTNKSLTDRYSTTKLMQVMLARQMAIAADASGKGRVQVTTLNPGLCSTALFRNIPFPLTLVVKVGLKLLARSAEVGSRCLMAAAFAGEEAHGRYMSDCAVVKFPKIMQGEEGEQVQARLWEETVELLNGVDPAVSMNL comes from the exons ATGAAGGGCGTGGACTTCATCCGCTCCCAGTTCAAGAAGCTGCCGTACCCGTCCGAGGATTGCGCGGGCCGGGTCGTGATCGTGACGGGCTCCAACGTTgggctgggcctcgaggcggcgcggcaCTTTGTGCGGCTCAACGCGGCCAAGGTAGTGCTCGCCGTCCGCAGCACCGACAAGGGCGAGGCGGCTCGGACGGACATTGAGCTCACGACGGGCCGgcgcgacgtcgtcgaggtgtGGCCGCTGGACCAGTCGTCGTTCGACAGCGTCAAGGAATTCGCGGCTCGCGCAGACCGGCTGCCGCGACTGGACTACGTGGTGCTGAATGCGGGCGTCGCGACGAACAAGAggatcgacgccgaggggTGGGAGAGCCAGGTAACGGTGAACGTGCTCAGCACGTTCCTGCTGAGCCTCAAGGTGCTGCCGGTGCTGAGGCGGACGGGGAAGACGCACAACGTGACGCCCAAGATTGTTATCGTCTCGTCGGATGCGAGTCAGATG GCCAAGTTCCGCGAGCGCAACGCCGAGGACATTTACAAGGCGCTCAACACCAACAAGAGCCTGACGGACCGGTACAGCACGACGAAGCTGATGCAGGTGATGCTGGCGCGGCAGATGGCCATCGCGGCGGACGCGTCGGGTAAGGGCCGGGTCCAGGTGACGACGCTGAACCCGGGCCtctgctcgacggcgctgtTCCGCAACATACCGTTCCCGCTGAcgctcgtcgtcaaggtcgggcTGAAGCTGCTGGCACGGTCGGCCGAGGTCGGGTCACGGTGCCTGATGGCGGCCGCCttcgcgggcgaggaggcccaCGGGCGGTACATGAGCGactgcgccgtcgtcaagtTCCCCAAGATTAtgcagggcgaggagggggagcaGGTGCAGGCGCGGCTGTGGGAGGAGACGGTGGAGTTGCTGAACGGGGTCGACCCGGCGGTGTCGATGAATCTGTGA
- a CDS encoding Putative CoA-transferase family III, giving the protein MVGSPPLTGLKVLEFAGLAPGPFAGMLLADAGASVLRIDRAVTGSHTPLPTEDMLARHKASVAVDLKSPAGLALVKRLAAEADALIDPFRPGVLEKLGLGPDVLTRANRGLVYARMTGFRRDGRYRDMAGHDINYLAVSGALSLLGREGEKPYPPWNILADFAGGGAVLFQGILMALLARAGNGGAGQVVEANMVDGSSYLATFPRFALKNPLGDNGRGRNMLDGGCPYYDTYETRDGKYVAVGALEPQFFAALVEGLGLAGKGWEETRFDRGRWGELRRLFTEIFKSRTRSEWEEVFDGTDACCTPVLEYHELETDGGREGDQRPAVALVETPCLAVDGSKAGDPRRGQGPGVEGAGYVGVPLTPGEGGEEALEAWLGWKKGSEFEIRDGAWVLKEKAKL; this is encoded by the coding sequence ATGGTCGGCTCACCGCCCCTGACAGGCCTCAAAGTCCTTGAGTTCGCCGGTCTCGCCCCGGGTCCCTTTGCCGGAAtgctcctcgccgacgccggcgcctccgtcctccgcATCGACCGTGCCGTCACAGGCAGCCAcacgccgctgccgaccGAGGATATGCTGGCCCGCCACAAGGCatccgtcgccgtcgacctcaagtcccccgccggcctcgccctcgtgaagcgcctcgccgccgaggccgacgcgcTCATCGACCCGTTCCGCCCCGGCgtgctcgagaagctgggcctcggccCGGACGTCCTGACGCGGGCGAACCGGGGCCTGGTGTACGCCCGCATGACCGGGTTCCGCAGGGACGGCCGGTACCGGGACATGGCCGGCCACGACATCAACTACCTGGCCGTCTCGGGGGCGCTGAGCCTGctcggccgcgagggcgagaagccGTACCCGCCCTGGAACATCCTCGCCGActttgccggcggcggcgccgtgctgTTCCAGGGCATTCTGATGGCCCtgctggcgagggcggggaacggcggcgcgggccaggtcgtcgaggcgaaCATGGTCGACGGCTCGTCGTACCTCGCGACTTTCCCGCGGTTCGCGCTCAAGAATCCGTTGGGCGACAACGGCAGGGGAAGGAACATGCTGGACGGCGGTTGCCCCTACTACGACACCTACGAGACAAGGGACGGCAAGtacgtcgccgtcggcgcgtTGGAGCCGCAGTTCTTCGCGGCGCTGGTGGAGGGGCTCGGGCTGGCCGGCAaggggtgggaggagacCAGGTTCGACCGGGGCCGGTGGGGCGAGCTGAGGAGGTTATTCACGGAGATCTTCAAGAGCCGGACGAGGAGCGAGTGGGAGGAGGTATTTGACGGCACCGACGCGTGCTGCACGCCCGTGCTGGAGTACCACGAGCTCGAGACGGACGgcgggagggaaggggacCAGCGGCCGGCCGTCGCGCTGGTCGAGACGCCGTGCTTGGCCGTGGACGGGAGCAAGGCGGGAGACCCCAGGCGGGGCCAGGGGCCCGGGGTTGAGGGGGCAGGGTACGTGGGCGTTCCGCTCACgcccggcgagggcggcgaggaggcgctcgaggcgtggCTCGggtggaagaaggggagCGAGTTTGAAATCAGAGACGGGGCGTGGGTcctcaaggagaaggcgaagCTGTGA
- a CDS encoding Putative proteasome assembly chaperone 3: protein MEPQGTREEPFPARSRQEAGTVNGVPTEVTSVSFSDKFMVTISQDGKLSQWIQVPLQASSGGMVDLSLPSSSRGLLPSVHLTPKTLLGGGGDERETLGQLYAAQIASLLSTRDPEDRRTLVLGLGLNKVDTEREAFFDTVELVQKVL from the exons ATGGAGCCCCAAGGAACCAGAGAAGAGCCGTTCCCTGCAAGGAGCAGGCAAGAGGCGGGCACAGTGAACGGTGTCCCAACAGAAGTTACTTCCGTGTCCTTCTCTGACAAGTTCATGGTGACAATCTCGCAAGACGGAAAGCTCTCACAATGG ATCCAAGTACCTCTGCAAGCGTCGTCAGGCGGCATGGTCGACCTGAGCTTGCCGTCAAGCAGCAGGGGCCTGCTCCCGTCCGTCCACCTCACGCCCAAGACTCTCctcggcggaggcggcgacgagagggagACGCTCGGTCAGCTATACGCCGCGCAGATCGCCAGTCTACTCTCTACCAGAGACCCCGAGGACCGTAGGACGCTGGTTCTGGGGTTGGGGCTCAACAAGGTCGACACCGAGCGGGAGGCCTTCTTTGACACGGTTGAGCTGGTTCAGAAAGTGCTGTAA